One window of Quercus robur chromosome 12, dhQueRobu3.1, whole genome shotgun sequence genomic DNA carries:
- the LOC126710319 gene encoding protein NRT1/ PTR FAMILY 1.2-like: protein MEHIVAEEKCMSSNENEQPHQAAKAKPIKGGFRTMPFIIVNESFEKVASYGLMPNMILYLIGSYNMKTASASSILLMWSAISNVMAIFGAFLSDSYLGRFRVISLGSISSLLGMTILWSTAMMPQLKPPSCDQSSQVCKSATAAQLALLLSSFGLISIGAGCVRPCSIAFGADQLDNKDKPNNERLLESFFNWYYTSIGVSTVLALTIIVYVQDQLGWKVGFGVPVILMIISTVIFLAGSSLYVKVKPSKSLFTGFVQVLVVAFKNRKLSLPQSKSDQYCHSHDSNFLVPTDNLRCLNKACKIRDRERDLNPDGSALDSWSLCTIEQVESLKALLRVIPMWSTGIVMFLCMNQNSFSTLQAKSMDRHITKNFEIPAGSFTVFMVVTLTIWVAFYDRVMVPLLVKYTGRPKGLSTKVRMGIGLLLACAALAVAAITENIRRRIAIEEGLVDSPGAVIDMSALWLVPQFALLGLAEAFNAIGQIEFYYTQLPKSMSSIAVAIFTLGTAVANLVGSLLVNIVDGVTSKDGHESWLSSNLNKGHLDYYYWLISVLGLINFIYFVACCWVYGPAENPKTRYSEDIQNDQFNYRELPSS, encoded by the exons ATGGAGCACATAGTGGCAGAGGAGAAGTGCATGAGTTCGAACGAAAACGAGCAACCCCATCAAGCTGCAAAAGCAAAGCCCATAAAGGGTGGTTTTAGAACCATGCCTTTCATCATAG TGAATGAGTCTTTTGAGAAGGTAGCGAGCTATGGGCTTATGCCTAACATGATACTTTACTTGATTGGGAGTTATAACATGAAAACAGCCAGTGCATCAAGCATTCTGTTAATGTGGTCAGCCATTTCCAATGTCATGGCCATTTTTGGTGCTTTCCTCTCTGATTCTTATTTGGGTCGGTTTCGGGTCATCTCACTCGGATCCATCTCTAGCCTTCTT GGGATGACTATTTTATGGTCGACTGCAATGATGCCACAGTTGAAACCTCCTTCCTGTGACCAGTCCAGCCAAGTATGCAAGTCTGCTACAGCAGCTCAGTTGGCTCTTCTGTTGTCTTCCTTTGGGCTAATATCCATTGGAGCTGGTTGTGTTAGACCATGTTCCATAGCCTTTGGTGCAGACCAATTGGACAACAAAGATAAGCCCAACAATGAGAGGCTATTGGAGAGCTTCTTCAATTGGTATTACACTTCGATTGGAGTATCAACTGTTCTTGCATTGACTATAATTGTGTACGTTCAAGATCAATTGGGATGGAAAGTCGGGTTTGGAGTGCCAGTAATTCTTATGATAATTTCTACTGTAATTTTCCTAGCTGGATCTTCTCTTTATGTGAAAGTGAAGCCTAGTAAGAGCTTGTTTACTGGGTTTGTTCAAGTTCTAGTGGTGGCATTCAAGAACAGAAAGCTTAGTCTCCCTCAAAGTAAGTCTGATCAGTATTGCCACAGCCACGATTCGAACTTCCTTGTCCCAACTGATAATTTAAG GTGTCTAAACAAAGCTTGCAAAATAAGGGATCGTGAGAGAGACCTGAATCCGGACGGGTCAGCTTTAGATTCATGGAGTCTATGCACAATAGAACAAGTAGAGTCACTCAAAGCTCTCCTTAGAGTCATTCCCATGTGGTCCACAGGCATCGTTATGTTTCTGTGCATGAACCAGAACTCATTTTCCACACTCCAAGCAAAATCCATGGATAGACATAtcaccaaaaattttgaaattccaGCTGGATCCTTCACGGTGTTCATGGTTGTCACACTAACAATATGGGTTGCATTCTATGATCGCGTAATGGTTCCATTACTGGTAAAATACACGGGCCGGCCCAAAGGCCTCAGCACCAAAGTCCGGATGGGGATAGGATTGCTGCTTGCTTGTGCAGCATTGGCAGTGGCAGCAATAACAGAAAACATAAGGAGGAGAATTGCAATTGAAGAAGGGCTTGTGGATTCACCAGGTGCTGTGATAGACATGTCAGCTTTGTGGCTAGTTCCACAATTTGCCTTGCTCGGATTAGCTGAGGCTTTCAATGCAATTGGACagatagaattttattatacTCAGCTCCCCAAAAGCATGTCTAGCATTGCAGTGGCGATTTTCACACTTGGGACTGCTGTGGCTAACTTGGTAGGAAGTCTTCTGGTGAATATTGTGGATGGAGTTACTAGCAAAGATGGGCATGAGAGCTGGTTGTCAAGTAATCTTAACAAGGGTCACTTAGATTATTATTACTGGCTAATAAGTGTCTtgggtttgattaattttatttattttgttgcttGTTGTTGGGTTTATGGACCTGCTGAGAACCCAAAAACTAGATATTCTGAGGACATACAAAACGACCAATTTAATTATAGGGAATTACCTTCATCTTAa
- the LOC126708186 gene encoding uncharacterized protein LOC126708186, which produces MENQSMLVEALTDKTKKLRCTGKAVKLKASEKAVEELFNTGLVGKLLADRNINKNAVKAIILKAWRTSKGVQIVDLKENIFVFKFACEGDKKRILELGPWNIEGFPLILKQWHQNMSVDDLDFSSIPLWVQIHGLPIEYMSKENAEEIGALVGEVLEVDFTGSGGVCMSKFLRVKVEIKVEDPLLSGFFLDRNTQPNLWIRFKYERIAEFCFKCGRLGHLKARCIWADAEVQPNSKEPFGLGPWMKAEAASYRASRWVEFIADNNQACEEVDVGRKESVSQEQEESRIHALQVGGTKETQAVSSRHNLASSEIMSDPVISKYISLSKVPNYPTPSQLNTQTNSSETTNLIPLFPMETDCTVTTNPAISSQPMSSKDTESSRIQRELNPSKEYQPLLADPGLSDPSVLIGLSKAQNDVLSWTAYFNEGEKSALESAKAQSNKEISQIEVLNRGKRKLEEVGSPVNLRALKLTKVGSGLLKLEPQSKVFNQTSQNKSTGRAKR; this is translated from the exons ATGGAAAACCAATCAATGTTGGTGGAAGCTTTAACagataaaacaaagaaactcaGATGTACGGGTAAAGCTGTGAAGTTAAAAGCTAGTGAAAAGGCTGTTGAAGAACTTTTCAATACTGGCCTGGTAGGAAAGCTCCTAGCAGACAGAAACATCAACAAAAATGCAGTGAAGGCTATTATTCTGAAAGCATGGAGGACCTCCAAGGGCGTGCAGATTGTAGAtctaaaggaaaatatttttgtgttcaAGTTTGCATGTGAAGGTGATAAAAAGAGGATTTTAGAGCTGGGGCCTTGGAATATTGAAGGGTTTCCTCTTATCCTCAAACAATGGCACCAGAATATGTCAGTTGATGATTTGGATTTTTCAAGTATCCCTTTATGGGTTCAAATACACGGTCTCCCCATTGAGTATATGTCGAAGGAAAATGCTGAGGAGATTGGTGCTCTAGTGGGAGAAGTGTTAGAGGTGGATTTTACTGGTAGTGGGGGTGTGTGTATGAGCAAATTTTTAAGGGTGAAGGTTGAGATTAAGGTGGAGGATCCTCTGCTGAGTGGTTTTTTCCTGGACAGAAACACACAACCGAATTTGTGGATTCGGTTTAAATATGAAAGAATAGCAGAATTTTGTTTCAAATGTGGAAGGTTGGGTCATTTAAAAGCAAGATGCATTTGGGCAGATGCAGAGGTGCAACCAAATTCCAAGGAACCATTTGGATTAGGGCCATGGATGAAGGCTGAAGCAGCTAGTTATAGAGCTTCACGGTGGGTGGAGTTCATAGCTGATAATAATCAAGCTTGTGAAGAAGTAGATGTGGGAAGGAAGGAGTCAGTTTCCCAGGAACAAGAAGAGAGTAGAATTCACGCGCTGCAAGTTGGGGGAACCAAGGAAACTCAGGCAGTGAGTTCGAGGCACAATCTGGCAAGTTCTGAAATTATGTCTGATCCTGTCATTTCAAAATACATCTCTCTTAGCAAAGTCCCTAACTATCCCACCCCATCCCAACTAAATACTCAAACAAATAGCTCTGAAACCACAAATTTAATCCCACTTTTCCCCATGGAAACGGACTGTACAGTTACAACAAATCCAGCCATATCATCTCAACCAATGTCCAGTAAAGATACTGAAAGCTCTAGAATACAAAGAGAATTAAACCCTTCCAAAGAATATCAACCTTTATTGGCTGACCCGGGTCTTAGTGATCCTTCTGTGCTTATTGGGCTTTCTAAGGCCCAAAATGATGTGCTTTCATGGACTGCATACTTTAATGAAGGAGAGAAATCAGCTCTTGAGTCAGCCAAGGCCCAAAGTAACAAGGAGATAAGTCAAATAGAGGTACTTAATCGTGGGAAAAGGAAATTGGAGGAAGTAGGGAGCCCAGTTAACTTGAGAGCTCTTAAACTGACCAAAGTGGGATCCGGCCTTCTCAAATTAGAGCCACAGTCCAAAGTTTTTAATCAAACAAGCCAAAACAAGTCCACGGGGAGGGCAAAG AGGTAA